CGGTACTAAATCAAATATTCAGGGACACGAACTTGACTGGTCTAAAAAATGGTCGAGAGCAGATTACTCTGATTCCTTTAAGCAAGAAACCGGAATTGATCTAAACAAAAATCCGAAGATAGAAGATCTTTATGAAATAGCCCAAAAGGTTGGAGCAAAACCTCAAAAAAATTTAGGCTTGGGAAGGGTAATAGATCTTATCTATAAAAAAACAATCCGCCCAAAAATTATCAGTCCAACATTTCTTATCAATCACCCTGTCGCCGTATCACCTCTTGCTAAAAGAAGTGAGAAAAACCCAAACGTTACCGAAAGACTGCAAATACTAGCAGCAGGAACAGAAATAGGCAATGGCTTTTCAGAATTAAATGATCCTGTCGACCAAGAAGAAAGGTTTAGTGAGCAGCAAAAACTTAGAAAAGAAGGCGATAAAGAAGCACAGATGTATGATGAAGATTTTGTCGAAGCGCTCGAATACGGAATGCCACCAGCAGCAGGATTTGGCCTTTCTCAACGTTTATTTGCTGTTTTAGTTAATAAACCAATTAGAGAAACTGTCTTTTTTCCAACTATCCGTCCGCAAAAATCGTGAAGATTGGAAAAAGATAACAAACACCACTCTAATACTCTAGAGTAATAGAGTAGAAAGATGAAAAAAGAAACTCTCAAACAAATTCTTAAGTTTTTCCTAACAATTCAGTGGGCAAAAGAACTCCCTCGCCAGGGATTTATCGCTCTTGGATTTAAAAGAAACGAAGCAGATTCTGTCGCTGCTCATTCATGGACTTGCGCGGTTTTAGTCTACGTTTTGGCGACCGAAATGAAAAAAGCGGGCGAGAAGATCGACGTTGATAAAGCCGTCAAAATGGCCCTCTTCCACGACATGGCAGAAACCATCGTCGGAGATGTCGGCACTTTCGTTAAAGGCATGGCCAAAGGCGCCTTCGCGCCGA
Above is a window of Candidatus Curtissbacteria bacterium DNA encoding:
- a CDS encoding HD domain-containing protein encodes the protein MKKETLKQILKFFLTIQWAKELPRQGFIALGFKRNEADSVAAHSWTCAVLVYVLATEMKKAGEKIDVDKAVKMALFHDMAETIVGDVGTFVKGMAKGAFAPIEEEGLKWLVADLPENREMISLVEEYMERKTLEARLCKVADNLDALAQAKGVPGAASALKYFKEVYHITKVPWHKTAVGMILKDEVEPERSWQKK